ATCAAGGACGAATACCCGGATGCGATGAAGCTCGGCGACCCGCGCGAGGCGGCGTTCACTATTCAGCCGCGCTCGAATGCCGAGTTCTATTACAGCCTGACGCCGCCGAAACGCGGCCACTATGAGTTTGGACGCACGGCCGTCAGATATCTGTCGCGGTTCGGGCTTGTCTGGTGTCAATCGGAGCTCGGAGAGCCGCAGGCGGTGAAGGTCTACCCAAACATGCGGCGGGCACGCGAGATGGAGCTAAAGGCCCTCGGCAACCAGTCGTTCATCGCGGTCCAGCGGAAAGCGGTGAGGCGTGGCGAGGGCCGCGAGTTCGAATCGATGCGCGATTACGTCCGCGGCGACGAGCTTCGGCATATCTCGTGGACTGCAACGGCGAGGCGTTCAAAGCTAACGACGCGTCAATACCAGATCGAACGCGATCAAACCGTTATCATCGCCCTTGACGCCGGACGGCTGATGACCGGGCGGATCGACGGCGAGACGAAATTCGATACCGCGATACACGCTGCGCTGGCGCTGATGTCAGCCTGTGCAAGGGCCGGCGACAATGCAGGCGTCGTCGTATTTGGGCGTCGGGTCCGTAAATATCTTCCACCAAAACGCGGGCTCGAGCATATGGATGCCGTGCTCGAGGCTCTGCACGACATGGAACCCGAACTGATCGAACCATCGTACGCCCGCGCCTTTCAATTCATTTCATCGAACCTTAAGAAGCGCGCTTTCGTCGTCATCCTGACAGATCTGGTCGACAAAGACAGCTCGCGTGAACTGATCAATTCGCTCAAGCTGATGCGGCCGCGGCATCTGCCGCTGGTCGCAACGATCGGCGACCGCGACCTTAACGCGATGGTCTCGACCAGGCCCGAAGACATCCGCGATGTTTTCAAACAATCGGCCGCTGAAGAGATCATCCATCAACGCGAATCGGCTCTTCGCCTCGTCGAATCGCTCGGCGGACTCGCCCTCGACGTGACCACGCAAACGCTCGGGCCGCGGCTCCTCGAATCGTATCTGCGGGTCAAGGAGCGAGGATTGCTGTGAGGAACGGCAAGATCTATTTCACTTGAATTGATGGTCGTGGCTGAACTCGCCGGTGCACGTGAGATCGAGTAGATACGGTTCGCAGTTCTTTCAAATTCTAAGTATTTAGGATAGGATAGCCGCCGATGTCCAAACGGTCTAGATTTCGCCTGGTTCTGATCAAGCCGTCTCATTACGATGACGATGGTTATGTGATTCAATGGTTCCGCTCTGCGATCCCTGCCAACTCGCTGGCGTGCCTTTACGGGCTTGCGCTGGAGTGCCGCAACGAGCAGGTGCTTGGCCCCGAGGTCGACCTCGAGATAGACGCTTTCGACGAGACGAATACCGTGATTCACCCGAGCCGTATCGCCAAAATGATCGAGCGGGCAGACGACGGCATGGTCATGCTCGTCGGTGTACAGTCAAATCAGTTTCCGCGGGCGCTCGATATTGCGCGGCCGCTCAGAGATCGCGGTATCAAGGTCGCGATCGGCGGCTTTCATGTGTCGGGAACGTCATCGATGCTGAAAGAAAGGGATCCTTCGGTTCAAAAGGCGCTCGACATCGGAGTGACGATCTTTGCCGGCGAGGCTGAGGGCCGACTTGGTCAGGTCCTGAAAGATGCTTTTAATTCGGAGTTGCCAGCCGAATACAACTTCATGGATGACCTCCCGAACATCGAGGGAGTTGCCACTCCGATGCTCCCTGCCGACCGCGTCCACTTGACTGCCGGTGCGACCACAAGCTTCGATGCAGGACGCGGATGCCCGTTCACCTGCTCGTTCTGCACGATCATAAACGTTCAGGGCCGCGTATCGCGCCGACGTTCGCCGGAAGACATCGAGCGGATCGTAAGGGTCAATGTTGCTCAGGGCCTGCACTCGTTTTTCATCACCGATGACAACTTCGCGAGAAATAAGGACTGGGAGATCATACTGGATCGGCTCATCGAATTGCGCCAGAAAGAGGGCCTGAATATCAGCTTTATCATCCAGGTCGACACACTTTGTCATAAACTTCCAAATTTTATCGACAAGTGTAAGCTCGCAGGGGTAAAGCGCGTATTTATCGGTCTTGAGAATATCAATCCTGACAATCTGCTCGGCGCCAAAAAGAGGCAGAATAAGATCACCGATTACCGAGCAATGCTGCTTGAATGGAGGCGCGTCGGGATAGTCACATATTGCGGGTATATCCTCGGTTTTCCCGGAGATACGCCTGAGGCGATCCTCCACGATATCGAGGTCATCAAGAACGAACTTCCGGTCGATCTTCTCGAGTTTTTCTACCTGACGCCGCTGCCGGGTTCTGAAGATCATCAAAGGCTTCACAACAGCAACGTTGCCATGGATGCGGATCTGAACAGATATGATCTTTGCCACGATGTCACAGAGCATCCGAAAATGTCGCGTGAAGAATGGAGAGATGTATATCAAAAGGCGTGGGACACCTACTACACCGATGAACATATCGAACGGATCATTCGGCGTTCGATAGTTTCGGGCACGAGTCCCGGCAAGACGACGTTCTTTATAATGTGGTTCAAGGGCTGCCTCGCTATCGAGGGCATACACCCGCTCGAGGGCGGCTTTTTCCGACGCAAGGACCGGCGGAACAGGCGTTCGGGAATGCCGTTGGAAAATCCTTTGATCTTCTATCCGAAATACGCTTTTGAGACCTTGATGAAACAGGGCCGCTGGATCTGGCTATACCTCAGGCTGCGGATCATCTATAAACGGGCCGCGCGCGACCCAAAACGGTTCGAATATACAGACCTTGCACTCGAACCTGTGTCCGACCATGAGGAAGAGCGCGAGATGTTCCAGACTGTCGCGGCCAAAAGCTATCTTGAAAAGGTCCACCGCAACCAACGTCTCACTCGTGGTGAGGTCATTTAGCGGAATGGACCTAGGTCGATCGGCGGGCTCGCTTTCGATACGGCGACGCAGACACCCGGGACGCAGCCGTATTAATGCTGTTTCGGGTGAATTAACTGGCACTACTTTGACCCTCACTCCAGCGCGGCCGCCGGATCCATCCTGCGCCCGCTTTCTTATTTCTATTTTCTAGCGAGATAGCCGAAAGTTTCGATGTTCGGATATCGCGAAAACTCTTTGAAAAACGCATTTTTTCGGGGTAGAATTTTGTAAAGTATGTCTTTGATTTACTCACCGCGGCGGCATATGCCGTCAGGTAAAATTACAACTATCCGAGGGTAAAAATGAAGAAACTAACAGGGGTATTCTTTCTGCTTTTCGCTGTCGGCATGGCGCCGGCTGCTGTTTTCGCACAAACCGCGACATCATCGCAGGGCGACGACTGGCGGCTCGTCGCCTACAATTTCGCACGGGTCAACAACTACAACATCGATGACAAAGAGGTGACGATGACGCTCGACACACGCGAGGGCCGGATCGCCGGAAATTCGGGCTGCAACCGCTTTATGGGCCCGTTCATATTCGAGGATTCCGGCCGGCTCACCGTTGGACCTTTTGCCGGAACTCTGATCGCATGCCCGCGTATCGACAACCGCTTTGAGGCGGCCTTTCGCGAGACGCTCGGCAATATCGATTCCTTCGCGTTCGAGACCGGTTATCTGACGCTGACCGATAAACGCACCGGCCACTTCATGCGTTTCCAGCGGATCATCAAGCCCGAGCGTTACGTTTGGTACGTGAACAAAGAGCTTGCGGACTGCGTCGGTGTAGTGAAGACAAAATGCCTTCAGGTGAAAGATGCAAAGGAAGCGGCCTGGCAGAACTTCTTCGGGCCGATCGAGGGTTTCAACTTTAAGAAAGGACGCTATTACCAGATCGAGGTCGAGCGGACCAAGGTCGCTAATCCTGCGGCGGACGGTTCGGCGTATTCTCACAAACTGATCCGCGTGATCAAAGAAGTAAAGAAAGAAAAAGACCTTTGATCGTGAAAACATCGGGAGAGCGGGTGGCCGGCAGCGGTCATCCGTTTTTTATTGCGGCGAGCTGCAATTGACGTGGCATCGGGCTTTACTAGCGAACCGGAGTTCTCTATTCTTCTAACCGCGACCCGCGCAACTATGTCTCCTGACCCGCTCATACTCATAATCTATACGACCAAATACCGGCTTGGCGGGGCACAGTTTCCGGCCGTCGCCCGGACACTCGCCGATGAGAAACGCGATGCGGTTTTCAATGGCGAGATCGTATGCCGGGCGGTCGAAAGCAAGGTAGATGTGCTGCGCGCTATAGCAGAGGTTCGAACTGCGGGCAGAAAGATCGCTGAATTTCATTTCGTCGGGCATTCCGGAATGTACGGGCCAATGTACGGAACTGTCGCCTTCCCAGAACAGTTTTCGCCGTACGAATGGGAGCAGATGGATATCCCGTTTGCGAAAGGTGCCGCGGCCTATTTCCACTGCTGCCGATCGGCACGCTGGTTTGCGCCTTTCTTTGCAAGGACGTTCGGCATCAAGGCCCACGGCTATTTTTGGTACACGACGTTTTCGCTAAGCAAAACGAAATACCTATATGCCGGTGACCGGACCGACGGCAAGATCTATACGATCGGCTGCCCGGGCCGAAAGTCGCACGGTCTGCTCGCCTCGGCGAAGAAATTCGCCGGTGCGATGCCCGCCGAGGAGATGAGATCGTTCGACCCGGGCGAGGTCAACGGTGCCGACACCTACAACACGGTGGCCGGGCTTTATGACGAGGTCTTCACCGATATCCGCGTCCGCCGCGACGAATGGAGATGGCTGAACGAGCATCTGCCTTCGGGGAAGATCGACGTGCTCGACATCGGCTGCGGAAACGGCGCATTGCTCAACGCACTCGCAGACCGCATCGAAAGCGGTGTGGGCGTGGATGAATCGGAAGCTATCCTCGAACGCGCACGCGCGAGGAACGCGGGCCGGAAACATCTCGAATTTCGAAAGATCGCGGGCCCGGTATTACCTTTCGGTAATGCCTCGTTCGACGTCGTGATATCGATGATGTCGTTCCGTTATCTCGACTGGGATCCGCTGCTTGCCGAGATCAAACGCGTAACGAAGCCGGGCGGCAAGCTACTCGTCATCGATATGGTGACGGTGCCCGTGAAAATGAGCGAGTATCCAAGACTGCTCCGCGATAAGCTGAAGACAATGCGTGATCAGAAAACAAATGCAAGATTTAACGCCGCACTCGGGCGGTTGGTCTCGCACCCTGATTGGAAGAAGATGCTCGAATACAATCCGATACGCTCGGAACACGAGATGAAATGGTATCTCGAAAGCCGATTTCCAGGACGAAAAATGGAGACACTAAATCTCGCGTGGAACTCGCGGATGGTCGCATTTGACAGCGGGCCGGTTGAGGAAGGTATCGAGGCTAAACTCACGTATCCTTAAGAAAATGCTTGGTATCTTGGATTGGGGCATAGGCGGCATCAGCATTTATAAGCTGATCAAGGAACGGCGGCCGGAGGTTTCGCTGGTCTATTTTTCCGACACCGGTGTGACGCCATATGGGAAGATGTCGCGGGTGGAACTCGTCTCGCGGTTGAACGCCGTGATCGGTTTTCTCGGTTCAAAGGGCGTTACGCATCTGGTGATCGGCTGTAACGCGGCGAGCACGGCAATTCCCTTTATCGATCCGCAGGGCCTGAAGATCGAAGGCGTTATCGACCCGGCGGTCGAGATGACGGCAAGGCTCAAACCTGAACGCCTGGGCCTGATCGGCGGGCGGCGGACGGTGGTGTCGGGCGTTTATCGGAGAGCGTTCGCCCAACGCGGCATCGCGGTCAAGCAACGCATCGCCCAGCCGCTGTCGGGGCTTATCGAGAGCGGCGACGTCTCGTCACCGAAACTGCGTCAGGAAGCTGGACACATCCTTCGGCCGCTGCGAAACTGCTCGCACGTTCTGCTTGCCTGTACACACTACCCTGCCATCGCGAATATTCTGTCCGACCTCGTTTCGGCTGAGACAAAATTCATCGATCCGGCGTCGGGCGTTTTGAACGCGACCTCGAAATGGAAGATCGGATCGCACGGGCCCGACGTTCTCATTACCACCGGCGACGCGGAGGCCATGAAACGATCGGCTGACCGCGCATTCGGCGTCAAGATCGGGAAAGTCCTTAAGGTGAACAGAATAGAATGATGCCGTCCGGCCGCGGTCTTAGCGCGATGCGATGACGGAGGTTTCGTCGGCGGAAAATTCGCCCGTCTTGCCGGGATCGCCGTTGAGGTCGAGAAGATTGGTCGTTCCTTCGGTAACAGACCCGATCAAAGCCCGGTCGCCTGCGTCCGGCGGTTCGAAATATGCAGCGGGCGGCGAAACAAATTCCTTGAAGACCGGCGCCTCGCGCGGCTTGCTCTTTAACGCACGATTCATCCGGTTCCATCCAAAACCGGCAAAGAGCGTGCTGAACGCCGTTACGACCAGGCTGGCTATCAATAGCGCCCAAACGCCCTTGGTCAATACGACCCCTTGGACGACCAGGGTCAGGATCACCGCTCCGAGCAAAAGGCTCACGGCGGTCGTGGCAACGGCGGTAGACACGACCGATGTATGACCGGCACGCACCTCGGCCGACATCCGCAGCACTTCGAGTTCGCTGTTCTCGAACGTCATCTGCGTCCCGCACCGCCTGCAGAATCGCGAATCGTCGGTAGATTCGGTGCCGCAGGTCGAACACATCTTCTCGGCCGGTCGGACCATCGCCAACGACGAAATCGCCTCGGCTTCGCGGGTCAGAATTTCCTTCTCGCCGAATGACAATGCCGGATGCTTGACGATGTAGTCGAACGTCACGCGTGTCGCCCGCGGCCCGTTCGCTTTGAGCCGTACGATCAGCGTCATCGGATAATCCAGAACATCCGCCGACGAATGTGCGGTCGCCCAGCCGCGAGCACCGCGGCGCCCCCTGACGATGTTCGCCTCGTCATCGAGGATGTCGTATTCCAATCGCTCCATGGCCCCGATTATCCGAGCCCGGACGCTCTCAAGATCGCCGACCAATACCCGCCGCAGGTAGTGCTCGGTAATGTGATATGGGTTGGCCGCACCATCACCCATAAGCATCATATCTGGCATATATTTACCTCGCGTTAGTTCTTATTACGTCAGTGTTAAGAGATTACGAAGGATCGGCCCGATCGGTTGCATTCGAATCGAAAAGTTAATGGGTCTGTAACATCGGTTCGCGGTCGCGGCCGACCAAAAAGAGGTAAACGAACATCAGGATGCCGGTCGCGATCCCGATCAGCCATTTAACTGCCGGTGCGAGGTAAGAGGGTGAGATGAAACCCTCGATGATACCGGCAGCAAAGAGAAACAACGCAACACCGACGACGAGCTTTGACGCCTCGCGACCGCGAAACTTCAAAGCCTGGCCGCGCGTCAGATCGCCCGGATCGATGATCGCGTAACCGATCGACATCCCCGCACCTGCGGCGATAAAGATGCATGACAGCTCGACCACCCCGTGAGCAACCATGAAATCGACCAGGAGATTTCCGAAGTTGGGGTCGACCCGATAACAAACGCCAAGCACGCCGCCGATGCTGAGGCCGTTTATCAACAATACGTACAGCGTACCGATGCCGAAAAAAGCGCCCAGAGCGAATGCGTAAAAGGCAACGCGAATATTATTTGTCAGGATCGCGCTCGACCCTATCTGGTTCGCCGCATTTAGTTCGGTCCACCATTGCGTGTTCGATCCGGCGGCGGCCTCGATGTCGCTGAGGCCGAGAAGGTTCGAAAACGCCGGGTCGTAAAGGCAAAGTAAGAACGAGGCCACGGCGAAGAACATGAAAAAGCCGAATGCGAGGCCGGTGAATGGCAAGGTGCCGCGAAAGGCGGCCGGCAGTTCGTAGCCAAAAAAACGGCGGATGACACCGAGGCCGTCGCCTTCGGCGCGATAGATCTTGCCGTGGGCCCTGATCACGAGGCTGTTCAGATAATTGATCAGCTTCGGGTCGCGCGTCTCGGCGCGGGCTATCGCGAGGTCGGTCGCCGTGCGGCGGTACAACTCGCCAAACTCGCGGACCTCCATCCGCGTCAGACCGCGCAGGCTCGTACCGCGAAGCATCCCGAGCAGATCTTCGAGCCTCTGCCAGTTGTCCTTTTTTTCATCGATGAACCGGTTCACAACTGTTTTTGGATTCTAGATTGGCATATCGCGAAATGCCAATCTAAAATCGAGAATTCAAAGTGTCGGACGAAGTAAAAAAATATCACGAAGAAGAGGCGATCGGGAAAACCTATGACCTGCGTGTTGCCCGGCGCCTGCTTCGTTACCTTCGCCCGTACCGCCATCTGGTCGCCGCGGCCCTGGTCCTAACGCTGCTGAGCAACGTGCTTATAAGCACGCAGCCATATTTCACAAAGGTCGCGGTCGATGATTTCATCACGCCCAGAAATACTGAAGGCATCTGGCTCTTTGCGTTCGCCTTTTTTGGCGTATTTCTCTTTCGCTTCATCTTTTCGTATATCCAGGAGATATTGCTCAACAAGGTCGGCCAGCGGGTGATGTTCGACCTGAGGAGCGAGATATTCTCGAAGCTTCAAAGGCAGGAAGTCGCCTACTACGACAAATATCCGGTCGGCCGCATCATCACGCGGATCACATCGGACGTAGACGCGCTTAACGAGATGTTCACGTCGGGCGTTATCGACGTGCTCGGCGACCTTGTGATCATCGTTGCCATCATCGCGTGGATGTTCGCTATCGACTGGAAACTTGCCATCGTATCGCTGGTAACGGTTCCGCTGCTTTTCGCCGCGACGAATTGGTTCCGAAAGCATGCCCGCATCGGCTTTGACAAAGTTCGAACTCGCAACGCCCGGCTAAATGCCTTTCTGCAGGAGTATATTTCGGGCGCTCAGACCGTTCAGCTGATGAACGCCGAGAAGAAGGCCGAAGAGCGTTTCGAAGCGATAAATGACGATTACCGCAAAGCGAATATCGAGACCATCTATTACTATTCGATATTTTATCCGCTGGTCGATTTTATCGGTGCGGTCGGTATCGCGGTCGTGATCTTTTTTTTCGGGTATGAATATCTCAGCGGAATGTCGGCGGCGGGCGCCGGCCTTTCGGTCGGCATCCTTGCCTCGTTCATTCAATACTCGCTTCAGCTTTTTCAGCCGATCCGCGATCTTTCAGATAAATTCAACGTCCTTCAGGCCGCGATCGTCGCTTCGCACCGGATATTCATTCTCCTCGATCTGGATATCGCGATAAAGAGCCCTGCGAACCCGAAAAAACATGGAAAAGCGGCCGGGCATATCGAGTTTCAGAACGTCTGGTTCGCCTACAAGGACAAGGAATGGGTGATGAAGGATGTCTCGTTCAAGATCGAACCCGGCGAAAGCGTCGCCCTGGTCGGGCACACCGGTTCGGGCAAGACGACGATCACCAACTTGCTGATGAGGTTTTACGACGTCCAGCGAGGCAAGATCTTGCTCGATGGCGTGGACATTCGCGACTGGGACCTGAATGACCTGCGGTCC
The DNA window shown above is from Chloracidobacterium sp. and carries:
- a CDS encoding aspartate/glutamate racemase family protein; the protein is MLGILDWGIGGISIYKLIKERRPEVSLVYFSDTGVTPYGKMSRVELVSRLNAVIGFLGSKGVTHLVIGCNAASTAIPFIDPQGLKIEGVIDPAVEMTARLKPERLGLIGGRRTVVSGVYRRAFAQRGIAVKQRIAQPLSGLIESGDVSSPKLRQEAGHILRPLRNCSHVLLACTHYPAIANILSDLVSAETKFIDPASGVLNATSKWKIGSHGPDVLITTGDAEAMKRSADRAFGVKIGKVLKVNRIE
- a CDS encoding ABC transporter ATP-binding protein; the encoded protein is MSDEVKKYHEEEAIGKTYDLRVARRLLRYLRPYRHLVAAALVLTLLSNVLISTQPYFTKVAVDDFITPRNTEGIWLFAFAFFGVFLFRFIFSYIQEILLNKVGQRVMFDLRSEIFSKLQRQEVAYYDKYPVGRIITRITSDVDALNEMFTSGVIDVLGDLVIIVAIIAWMFAIDWKLAIVSLVTVPLLFAATNWFRKHARIGFDKVRTRNARLNAFLQEYISGAQTVQLMNAEKKAEERFEAINDDYRKANIETIYYYSIFYPLVDFIGAVGIAVVIFFFGYEYLSGMSAAGAGLSVGILASFIQYSLQLFQPIRDLSDKFNVLQAAIVASHRIFILLDLDIAIKSPANPKKHGKAAGHIEFQNVWFAYKDKEWVMKDVSFKIEPGESVALVGHTGSGKTTITNLLMRFYDVQRGKILLDGVDIRDWDLNDLRSNFAVVLQDVFLFSGTVADNIRLGSNAIRTERIEWAAKEVHAHEFIDDLDGKYDFRVRERGAGLSVGQKQLISFARALAFDPKILILDEATSSIDTETEQLIQQAVERVMTGRTSLVVAHRLSTIQKCDRILVLHHGELRESGTHNELLLERGLYWRLYQLQYSGSEFDGPAPLGTAELDTDAVR
- a CDS encoding radical SAM protein, with amino-acid sequence MSKRSRFRLVLIKPSHYDDDGYVIQWFRSAIPANSLACLYGLALECRNEQVLGPEVDLEIDAFDETNTVIHPSRIAKMIERADDGMVMLVGVQSNQFPRALDIARPLRDRGIKVAIGGFHVSGTSSMLKERDPSVQKALDIGVTIFAGEAEGRLGQVLKDAFNSELPAEYNFMDDLPNIEGVATPMLPADRVHLTAGATTSFDAGRGCPFTCSFCTIINVQGRVSRRRSPEDIERIVRVNVAQGLHSFFITDDNFARNKDWEIILDRLIELRQKEGLNISFIIQVDTLCHKLPNFIDKCKLAGVKRVFIGLENINPDNLLGAKKRQNKITDYRAMLLEWRRVGIVTYCGYILGFPGDTPEAILHDIEVIKNELPVDLLEFFYLTPLPGSEDHQRLHNSNVAMDADLNRYDLCHDVTEHPKMSREEWRDVYQKAWDTYYTDEHIERIIRRSIVSGTSPGKTTFFIMWFKGCLAIEGIHPLEGGFFRRKDRRNRRSGMPLENPLIFYPKYAFETLMKQGRWIWLYLRLRIIYKRAARDPKRFEYTDLALEPVSDHEEEREMFQTVAAKSYLEKVHRNQRLTRGEVI
- a CDS encoding stage II sporulation protein M, with amino-acid sequence MNRFIDEKKDNWQRLEDLLGMLRGTSLRGLTRMEVREFGELYRRTATDLAIARAETRDPKLINYLNSLVIRAHGKIYRAEGDGLGVIRRFFGYELPAAFRGTLPFTGLAFGFFMFFAVASFLLCLYDPAFSNLLGLSDIEAAAGSNTQWWTELNAANQIGSSAILTNNIRVAFYAFALGAFFGIGTLYVLLINGLSIGGVLGVCYRVDPNFGNLLVDFMVAHGVVELSCIFIAAGAGMSIGYAIIDPGDLTRGQALKFRGREASKLVVGVALFLFAAGIIEGFISPSYLAPAVKWLIGIATGILMFVYLFLVGRDREPMLQTH
- a CDS encoding class I SAM-dependent methyltransferase gives rise to the protein MSPDPLILIIYTTKYRLGGAQFPAVARTLADEKRDAVFNGEIVCRAVESKVDVLRAIAEVRTAGRKIAEFHFVGHSGMYGPMYGTVAFPEQFSPYEWEQMDIPFAKGAAAYFHCCRSARWFAPFFARTFGIKAHGYFWYTTFSLSKTKYLYAGDRTDGKIYTIGCPGRKSHGLLASAKKFAGAMPAEEMRSFDPGEVNGADTYNTVAGLYDEVFTDIRVRRDEWRWLNEHLPSGKIDVLDIGCGNGALLNALADRIESGVGVDESEAILERARARNAGRKHLEFRKIAGPVLPFGNASFDVVISMMSFRYLDWDPLLAEIKRVTKPGGKLLVIDMVTVPVKMSEYPRLLRDKLKTMRDQKTNARFNAALGRLVSHPDWKKMLEYNPIRSEHEMKWYLESRFPGRKMETLNLAWNSRMVAFDSGPVEEGIEAKLTYP
- a CDS encoding zinc ribbon domain-containing protein translates to MPDMMLMGDGAANPYHITEHYLRRVLVGDLESVRARIIGAMERLEYDILDDEANIVRGRRGARGWATAHSSADVLDYPMTLIVRLKANGPRATRVTFDYIVKHPALSFGEKEILTREAEAISSLAMVRPAEKMCSTCGTESTDDSRFCRRCGTQMTFENSELEVLRMSAEVRAGHTSVVSTAVATTAVSLLLGAVILTLVVQGVVLTKGVWALLIASLVVTAFSTLFAGFGWNRMNRALKSKPREAPVFKEFVSPPAAYFEPPDAGDRALIGSVTEGTTNLLDLNGDPGKTGEFSADETSVIASR
- a CDS encoding META and DUF4377 domain-containing protein, producing MKKLTGVFFLLFAVGMAPAAVFAQTATSSQGDDWRLVAYNFARVNNYNIDDKEVTMTLDTREGRIAGNSGCNRFMGPFIFEDSGRLTVGPFAGTLIACPRIDNRFEAAFRETLGNIDSFAFETGYLTLTDKRTGHFMRFQRIIKPERYVWYVNKELADCVGVVKTKCLQVKDAKEAAWQNFFGPIEGFNFKKGRYYQIEVERTKVANPAADGSAYSHKLIRVIKEVKKEKDL
- a CDS encoding DUF58 domain-containing protein → MRFVFSGRFFLLLALGLVPLSMSWSFPVLRTAVLVFDVLLIAAAVVDYLMSRKLPEGFRIRRKFEARFAIGDPSDVKLEIENDTERAFRIKIKDEYPDAMKLGDPREAAFTIQPRSNAEFYYSLTPPKRGHYEFGRTAVRYLSRFGLVWCQSELGEPQAVKVYPNMRRAREMELKALGNQSFIAVQRKAVRRGEGREFESMRDYVRGDELRHISWTATARRSKLTTRQYQIERDQTVIIALDAGRLMTGRIDGETKFDTAIHAALALMSACARAGDNAGVVVFGRRVRKYLPPKRGLEHMDAVLEALHDMEPELIEPSYARAFQFISSNLKKRAFVVILTDLVDKDSSRELINSLKLMRPRHLPLVATIGDRDLNAMVSTRPEDIRDVFKQSAAEEIIHQRESALRLVESLGGLALDVTTQTLGPRLLESYLRVKERGLL